A DNA window from Trueperaceae bacterium contains the following coding sequences:
- a CDS encoding 50S ribosomal protein L4 → MNVTLDVVGSARKVTLDLPEPKESVLHEVVAWQLSKRRQGSASTKTRGEVIGSKAKIYPQKGTGRARHGSRKAPIFVGGGTVXGPRPRSYAYTLPKRMRRLGLNMALAARANDGKLTLVESFQVDGKTKDFLRWADENGFKGLEKVLLVTDDELVRRAARNLPWTTVMKGAGLNVYDILRHEHVIADAALFGGDET, encoded by the coding sequence ATGAATGTCACGCTAGATGTTGTTGGCAGCGCTCGAAAGGTGACTCTCGACCTGCCGGAGCCGAAAGAGTCCGTTTTGCATGAGGTGGTCGCCTGGCAACTCTCAAAGCGTCGGCAGGGGTCAGCATCAACCAAAACCCGCGGCGAGGTCATCGGTTCTAAGGCCAAAATTTATCCTCAGAAAGGCACTGGTCGAGCTAGGCATGGGAGCCGTAAAGCTCCTATATTTGTCGGCGGCGGTACNGTATTNGGGCCTCGGCCGAGAAGCTACGCGTATACACTGCCAAAGCGTATGCGACGGCTTGGCCTGAACATGGCATTAGCTGCCCGAGCAAATGATGGAAAGCTGACCCTTGTTGAGAGTTTCCAGGTGGATGGCAAAACTAAAGATTTCCTTCGCTGGGCTGATGAAAACGGATTTAAAGGTTTAGAAAAAGTGTTACTCGTTACTGATGATGAGTTAGTTCGACGTGCCGCTAGGAATCTTCCTTGGACGACCGTCATGAAGGGTGCAGGTCTTAACGTGTATGACATTTTACGTCATGAGCACGTTATTGCGGATGCTGCTCTTTTTGGTGGAGACGAGACATGA
- a CDS encoding 50S ribosomal protein L3, which produces MKGILGTKIGMTQVWREDNLLPVTVVLAGPCPVVQRKTQESDGYEAVQLGWVEKTKKATIKPEKGHADKAGVAAQRHLVEFRDYLPEEESVTVGIFEQGQKVDVTGTSKGRGTTGVIKRWGMSGMPASHGVKKKHRHSGSIGQRKSPGRVYKGKHMAGHSGAKAVTTVGLEIVEVRPEENLLLVKGAIPGPNGGVLVVKDSKRKVS; this is translated from the coding sequence ATGAAAGGTATTTTAGGGACTAAAATAGGGATGACTCAAGTTTGGCGGGAGGATAATCTACTGCCAGTCACGGTCGTTTTAGCAGGTCCATGTCCTGTGGTTCAACGCAAAACCCAAGAATCTGATGGTTATGAAGCAGTCCAACTTGGGTGGGTTGAAAAAACCAAGAAAGCTACTATTAAACCAGAGAAGGGGCATGCAGATAAGGCCGGAGTGGCGGCCCAAAGGCACCTTGTTGAGTTTAGGGACTATCTTCCTGAAGAAGAATCCGTAACAGTCGGTATTTTTGAGCAGGGCCAAAAAGTAGATGTGACGGGTACAAGTAAGGGACGGGGCACTACCGGTGTGATTAAGCGGTGGGGAATGTCAGGGATGCCAGCCAGTCATGGAGTGAAGAAAAAACACCGACATTCAGGGTCTATAGGTCAACGTAAATCCCCAGGGCGTGTCTATAAGGGTAAACATATGGCAGGACATTCTGGCGCAAAAGCGGTCACAACTGTGGGGCTAGAAATAGTTGAAGTTAGGCCTGAGGAAAATCTTTTGCTGGTTAAAGGAGCAATCCCGGGACCCAACGGTGGCGTCCTTGTAGTCAAAGATTCAAAGAGGAAGGTTTCTTGA
- a CDS encoding 30S ribosomal protein S10, with product MATPKIRIKLKAFDHRSLDSSATKIVETVRRTGANVAGPVPLPTRIRRFCVLRSPFTNKDSREHFEIRTHNRLIDIKSPTKSTIDSLMHLDLPTGVDIEIKTVGGR from the coding sequence ATGGCGACCCCTAAGATACGAATCAAGCTAAAGGCGTTTGACCACCGTAGCCTGGACAGCTCTGCCACCAAAATTGTGGAAACAGTCCGACGGACAGGAGCAAACGTTGCTGGTCCGGTACCCCTTCCTACTCGGATCAGACGGTTTTGTGTTTTGAGGAGCCCTTTTACCAATAAGGACAGTAGGGAACATTTCGAAATTAGGACCCATAACAGGCTGATCGATATTAAGTCTCCTACGAAAAGCACCATCGATAGCCTAATGCACTTAGATCTTCCTACCGGGGTTGATATTGAAATCAAGACCGTCGGGGGTCGGTGA